One Verrucomicrobiaceae bacterium genomic window carries:
- a CDS encoding biopolymer transporter ExbD: MKAALLHACTLLLCLPVAAIEKEVPPKIREGSTTQKPSTESPRSTESPKPAMKDGEREGGSKPNIERDGEKKPGIRDGEKPRTGPRDGEGMKKPGTKDGEGRKPSAESGSKSRKVDGDRISDSSDEVIIMIVSADGENILIGDEKVPTNRLRGFLSTYLPDHPGAKVIVRGDANSPYKSLLQVLDAISDNGNKKARIEEK, encoded by the coding sequence ATGAAAGCCGCCCTCCTGCATGCCTGCACCCTCCTTCTGTGCCTCCCCGTCGCAGCCATCGAAAAGGAAGTCCCGCCCAAAATCCGCGAAGGCTCCACGACTCAAAAACCGTCAACAGAGTCACCAAGGTCAACCGAGTCCCCCAAACCCGCCATGAAAGACGGGGAGCGTGAAGGCGGCAGCAAACCGAATATCGAACGCGACGGCGAAAAGAAACCCGGCATACGCGATGGCGAAAAACCACGCACCGGCCCCCGCGACGGCGAAGGCATGAAAAAGCCCGGCACCAAAGACGGCGAAGGCCGCAAACCCTCCGCCGAATCCGGCTCAAAGTCCCGCAAAGTTGACGGCGACCGAATCTCTGACTCCAGTGATGAAGTCATCATCATGATCGTCTCCGCCGACGGCGAAAACATCCTCATCGGTGACGAAAAAGTCCCCACGAACCGCCTCCGCGGCTTCCTCAGTACCTACCTCCCCGATCACCCCGGTGCCAAAGTCATCGTGCGAGGTGACGCAAACTCTCCCTACAAGTCCCTCCTCCAGGTCCTCGATGCCATCAGCGACAACGGGAACAAGAAGGCCCGCATTGAGGAGAAGTGA
- a CDS encoding DUF1549 domain-containing protein yields MLILCLASLFPAQAAEKYDNPTPWSYQRLQRPAIPATKDTAWPKDDLDRFILARLEKENLRPIGDAPRATLIRRASFDLRGLPPSQTEVEVFLRDPSPDDLAFAKVVDAFLQSERFGERWARHWLDVIRYADSVGRVWNAPFLYAARYRDWVIDSFNEDKPYNRFVTEQIAGDLLPATTVLQRRDQIVGTGMLALGSMNVQEGDYEQYLLDQVDDQIDVVGRAFLGLTLACARCHDHKTEPVTMRDYYALAGIFYSSRTLSGTPNRNEGVSGGYVSPEALVDLPTELDEAVGPPQKLPAGIHSMDDLRELGNPKETIRYDHDPHFCMGVIDAEIKDCEIAIGGDPHDRDTAPARGELKLPALPPMPKVPAQSSGRLEFAQWLTQPTHPLTSRVMVNRLWQHLFGEGLVRTPDDFGITGADPSHPELLDHLAIRFVENGYSMKKMIRAMMLSRTYRLATTGNPEHPDAGNKLRWRQNPKRLELEPLRDTLLQLAGQLTFDRPEGIQVAGSGGKGRHGITRGLLGIEEPYRTIYLPVVRDNIPELFSTFDFPGPTQIKGQRDVTTVAPQALFFMNNPFVEQIAAQITEKAGKDTKAIYHLLLGREPTSEEITDARDLDTQSLIQALLGTAEFRYVF; encoded by the coding sequence TTGCTGATTCTTTGCCTCGCTAGTCTTTTCCCTGCCCAAGCCGCCGAGAAATACGACAACCCCACGCCGTGGTCCTACCAGCGCCTCCAGCGTCCGGCCATTCCAGCCACGAAAGACACCGCGTGGCCGAAAGACGACCTCGACCGCTTCATCCTCGCGCGTCTCGAAAAGGAAAACCTCCGCCCCATCGGTGATGCGCCCCGTGCCACGCTCATCCGCCGTGCATCCTTCGATTTGCGCGGCCTTCCGCCCTCTCAAACCGAGGTCGAGGTTTTCCTGCGCGATCCTTCACCCGATGACCTCGCTTTCGCCAAAGTCGTGGACGCCTTTCTCCAATCCGAACGCTTCGGCGAGCGCTGGGCGCGGCATTGGCTCGATGTCATTCGCTACGCCGACAGCGTCGGTCGCGTGTGGAATGCACCGTTTTTGTATGCCGCGCGTTACCGCGATTGGGTGATCGACTCCTTCAACGAAGACAAACCCTACAACCGCTTCGTCACCGAGCAGATCGCGGGCGATTTGCTCCCAGCCACCACCGTGCTGCAGCGCCGCGATCAAATCGTCGGCACCGGCATGCTCGCGCTCGGCAGCATGAACGTGCAGGAGGGCGACTACGAGCAATACCTCCTCGATCAGGTCGATGACCAGATCGACGTCGTTGGGCGTGCTTTCCTCGGGCTCACACTGGCCTGCGCACGCTGCCACGATCACAAAACGGAGCCCGTCACCATGCGCGACTACTATGCGCTCGCGGGCATCTTCTACAGCAGCCGCACGCTCAGTGGCACGCCGAATCGCAACGAAGGCGTCAGCGGCGGTTACGTGAGCCCCGAGGCACTCGTCGATCTGCCCACGGAACTCGATGAAGCCGTCGGTCCGCCGCAAAAACTGCCCGCTGGCATCCACTCGATGGATGACCTCCGCGAGCTCGGCAATCCGAAGGAAACCATTCGCTACGACCACGATCCGCACTTCTGCATGGGCGTCATTGATGCCGAGATCAAAGACTGCGAAATCGCCATCGGCGGCGATCCGCATGATCGCGACACCGCGCCTGCTCGCGGCGAATTGAAGCTCCCCGCCTTGCCACCAATGCCGAAAGTGCCCGCGCAAAGCTCCGGCCGCCTCGAATTCGCCCAATGGCTCACGCAGCCCACGCATCCGCTCACCTCACGCGTCATGGTGAACCGCCTCTGGCAGCATCTTTTCGGCGAAGGCCTCGTGCGCACGCCCGATGACTTCGGCATCACCGGTGCCGATCCGAGCCATCCCGAACTGCTCGACCATCTCGCGATCCGTTTCGTCGAAAACGGCTACAGCATGAAGAAGATGATCCGCGCCATGATGCTCAGCCGCACCTATCGACTAGCCACCACTGGCAATCCCGAGCATCCCGACGCCGGCAACAAACTCCGCTGGCGACAGAACCCCAAGCGCCTCGAACTCGAACCCCTGCGCGACACGCTGCTGCAACTCGCCGGTCAACTCACCTTTGATCGCCCCGAAGGCATCCAAGTCGCCGGAAGCGGCGGCAAAGGCCGTCACGGCATCACGCGTGGTCTGCTCGGCATTGAGGAGCCGTATCGCACGATCTACTTGCCCGTCGTTCGCGACAACATCCCCGAACTCTTCAGCACCTTCGACTTCCCCGGCCCCACCCAAATCAAAGGCCAGCGCGATGTCACCACCGTCGCTCCACAGGCCTTGTTTTTCATGAACAACCCCTTCGTCGAGCAAATCGCCGCTCAAATCACCGAGAAGGCCGGAAAAGACACGAAAGCCATTTACCACCTCCTTTTGGGCCGCGAACCCACTTCCGAAGAAATCACCGATGCACGCGATTTGGACACGCAATCACTGATCCAAGCACTGTTGGGCACCGCTGAGTTTCGCTACGTCTTCTGA
- a CDS encoding DUF1501 domain-containing protein, whose amino-acid sequence MTTRRSILQSTSAGFGWLAFNALHQQWASAAAPPKTINPLAPKAPHFAAKAKRVIFMFMQGGPSHLDTFDYKPELVKAQEAKMAKYMGAAFDFKPRGKSGLMISEAFPELSKHADDLCILNGMQTRTNAHQMATVALHIGSETFVRPSMGAWIVYGLGSEAEDLPGFVTINPVADTGGAMNYGSAFLPASFQGTRLSTTGGGVPDLSNGRFSDAQQRKQIEFIQKANRRLLAGDPGNPELEGIIQSYELAYKMQTSVPDVLDLDKEPAHIRELYGLDNGDTERFGTQCLMARRLAEKGVRFIQLTSTGWDHHQQLREGITRQAGSIDKPIAGLIADLKQRDMLKDTLILWGGEFGRGSSYDNELYNGRGHNGRGYTMWMAGGGVKGGFTYGSTNAMGDTAETGIITTHDLHATVLHLLGINHERLTYRYSGRNFRLTDVHGVVAKDIIA is encoded by the coding sequence ATGACCACCCGCCGCTCCATTCTCCAATCCACCAGCGCAGGCTTTGGCTGGCTGGCGTTCAATGCGCTGCATCAGCAGTGGGCGAGTGCGGCGGCACCGCCGAAGACGATCAATCCGCTCGCTCCCAAGGCACCGCATTTCGCGGCGAAGGCCAAACGCGTGATTTTCATGTTCATGCAGGGTGGGCCGAGCCATCTCGACACGTTTGATTACAAACCGGAGCTGGTGAAGGCGCAGGAGGCCAAAATGGCGAAGTACATGGGCGCCGCGTTCGACTTCAAACCTCGCGGCAAGAGCGGCCTCATGATCTCCGAAGCGTTTCCCGAGCTGTCGAAGCACGCGGACGACCTCTGCATCCTCAACGGCATGCAGACACGCACGAACGCGCATCAGATGGCCACGGTGGCGCTGCACATCGGCAGCGAGACCTTTGTGCGGCCTTCGATGGGCGCGTGGATCGTCTATGGGCTCGGCAGCGAGGCGGAGGACCTGCCCGGCTTTGTCACGATCAATCCCGTGGCCGACACCGGCGGCGCGATGAACTACGGCAGCGCGTTTTTGCCCGCGAGCTTCCAAGGAACACGCCTCAGCACCACCGGCGGCGGCGTTCCCGATCTCTCGAATGGCAGGTTCAGCGACGCGCAGCAGCGCAAGCAGATCGAATTCATCCAAAAAGCCAATCGCAGGCTCCTCGCGGGTGATCCGGGCAATCCCGAGCTCGAAGGCATCATTCAAAGTTACGAGCTCGCCTACAAAATGCAGACCAGCGTGCCCGACGTGCTCGATCTCGACAAAGAGCCCGCGCACATCCGCGAGCTCTACGGCCTCGACAACGGCGACACCGAGCGCTTTGGCACGCAGTGCCTCATGGCGCGTCGGCTCGCTGAGAAAGGCGTGCGCTTCATCCAGCTCACCAGCACCGGATGGGACCACCATCAGCAGCTCCGCGAAGGCATCACGCGTCAGGCAGGCAGCATCGACAAACCCATCGCCGGCCTCATCGCCGACCTGAAGCAGCGCGACATGCTCAAAGACACGCTCATCCTCTGGGGCGGCGAATTCGGCCGCGGATCGAGCTACGACAACGAACTCTACAACGGCCGCGGACACAACGGTCGCGGTTACACCATGTGGATGGCCGGTGGCGGCGTGAAAGGCGGCTTCACCTACGGCAGCACCAACGCCATGGGCGACACCGCCGAAACCGGCATCATCACCACTCACGATTTGCACGCCACGGTCCTGCATCTCCTCGGCATCAACCACGAGCGCCTCACCTACCGCTACTCCGGCCGAAACTTCCGCCTCACCGACGTCCACGGCGTCGTAGCGAAAGACATCATCGCGTGA